The following is a genomic window from Plasmodium knowlesi strain H genome assembly, chromosome: 1.
AGGAAACACAGCGGTAGTGGGGGGGAaggaggggcaaaaaaaaaaaaaaaaaaaaaaaaaaaaaaagaaatagtaGCTCCGTCGCATAAGTAACCAAGAGCGATTTTAAGAGCATATTGTAGTGTAAGctaaatttgaaggaaatgaTCCAttaggggaagaaaaaaagggaaaagtggaaaaatgaacGTTGCCTTGTCTAGTTTGTTCCTTGTGCGGTGCCGATAAGATTTTGGGAAGGGCTCTCCTCCACTTTTGAGAGATTGCGTACAAGGGggctatatatgtatgcagcCCTGCTCGCTTAAGTGAAAGGTATGTCCATTTGTGTTATACTCGGTTCATTTTGTATGAAGAGAAACCTGGTTGCTTTCCGTATGAGAGAGTCACTAAACCATTTGGTCGGTCTAACACACCTTTGGATGATTTCCCCTTCTGGCGCGTTATACTATGAAGAGgcacatacatttttttacaactcccacaaggtgtgtgtgtgtggggtgGAAGTTACACATTCAGTTGGCGCTACACGCAATAAGATGTTCCGCACGCGCATACGCATGTGCACACATGGGGCAAGCGGTGGAATTCTCGCGAGGGTCTTCTCCCTCCTAATACGAAGACGCATTCTTCGGAAAAAAATCGCAACTATTCTGTTCAAATTAATGACAAGGGGGGGAATTATTTTACCTGTATGAAAGTATCATTTTACAttaccacttttttttttttttttttttttttttttttgtatgactGACTGATCGTGTGGTGCTTCACTTGgactttttttgttgcacCCTTTTTGGACACCCCTAGGGGAGGAGTAATACGTGCATGTTTCCACTTCCTGAGGAATGACAAACAAATTTCGTTGTCCGTTTGTGCGTACGAACGTTTGCATGCCTCTTCGCGGGTGAGTTTGCCTTGCCCCGAGCCTATCAAACGCAGAAATACTGGCAATCACCCTGTGCACGAAAAGTGGGACTCACCCATtccaatgaaaaaaaaaaaaaaaaaaaagacggcaaaaaataaaataaaataaaaaaacaattccCGTCTGCCCATTTGAAATGAAAGCTGTTTCCTTTcttatgttttcttttttttttttccgctttttttttttttttacgtttttttctttgcgatAAGACAGCATGTAACTGCTCATCCGAGGGATTGCCCCATTATGCATCCACAttgatcaattttttttttttttcttcctctatgAGTGTAGTTCACTCATCTTGGAGAACTGCCAAAAAAAATCCAAGTTAGGGGGGCGTTTTTACGTGATCGTAAGTTACCCTTGAAGGGTGTTGATGAACTCATTTCCCTGTGGGAAGGAGTCTCGACTTGTGCATTTTTGAAGCACTATATATAAACAGGTTTCTGTTTGTATCGATTTCCCTTGTGTGATCATCGAACGAAATTTTTTCCCAGGTTGGAATTCACTTGagagggaaataaaaatataaaaagctCCATCGGTGATAGGCACATATTACACGGACTAAGTTGGGCACTGTTTTGAAGAAGGTGTAGAGAGCATCCTTCCGCACGAATCgttagacaaaaaaaaaaaaaaaaaaaaaacgatagTGAATCCGAAGCATAGATGCTGCCACTGCAGGTGGTGCTGATCCAAGGAGAAGATTCTTCACCACGTGCATGATAAAAATGTTCGATATAAATGAGCCCTCGATCAGAAACAAGAGGGATACGGAGTCTGAGAAGAAGTCGGACGACAACGTGTCCATCTACAACAGCGAGGAGAGCATGCACAATTTCggcaaggggggaaaagggagTAGCTACTGTTCTGGAGAACGAGGAAATGCTGATAAATTTAAGTTGCACGACGGCGAAGATGATCACGCTGAGGTGATCAGTAAGGGAAGTAGCAAAAGCAGTAGCAAAGGAAGTAGTAATGGTAAAGGTGATGATAGCGAAAACATTGGAGATTACTTTGGAGGGAGGGACTCCCTGTACAACAAAGGTGAaggtaaaaagaaggaaaagagccTGATCCGTAATGGGAGTGAATTTTTCATAAGCGAGGATGAGATGAGAAGTAGCAACATGAGCACCGATATGAACAGTGACCTACGAAAGGCCCAGAGCAAAGTGCTAGTTAGCAGacacaaaacaaaaaaaagtggacaaGAGAGAAATAGAAGGGAAGGCATGCGGGCATACAAGGCCGATGATATTTCCCCTCTGCAAGAAAACAGTTTTGTTGGAAATCGGAATTTCAATCAATCGCTGAACTTGACAAAAAATGATATTATGTATTTCTGCGAAGGGGGGAGAATGTTGAAGAGGGATTTTGTGGAAGGAGGGATGAGCAAATCTGGGCTGAAGTTAAATATGGGTGGAGGAAATCATATCAGTGGTGGGACACACATGAGTGTTGGAACGCACGCTACAAGCACAACCTACCATGAGGATGGTCCTTTGTTCAATGCCGCAAAATTAAGAACAGATCGGGAGAAGGTGCAGAGGAATCCAAATCTGGGATGCAGCTTGAAGAAGGCCACAAGGAGCGGGGGGTACGAGGGGGAAACTCGGACCAATAGCGGTGATGGTGACGGAGACGACTGTGGCGACAACTGCAGTGATAACAGGGCGGGAGGGCTACTCTTTGCCGAAGTGACGAAAAGATCTATGGAAGTAAAAGGCAAGTGCATTAACAAtaacacaaaaataaaaataaaacggcTATGCGAAAAGATAGAAGgatttgaaaaggaaataaagaacgaaattttacagaaaaaaaatgtggagaaagaaaaaatctttgTCATCAGGGAAGCCATTAATAAGTTAGAAAAAAATCTGaataacgaaataaaaaaacgaattgaaCACAACAGAACCATCCAGAGCATTTTCTCCTCCGAGATATTAAAGGTGCAGGAGAAAATTGAGAATGTCGTCAAGGACAAGGTGgacgaaattgaaaaagccATCAAGGCTCTGGACAATAAGGTGGATACCATTGCCAGTAACatagaaagtgaaaaaatgaagtgcatccaaaatttggaaaaaagaaataacagTATTGCTCGTGATTTCTCCAGTCTGCAGGCTGCCTTTCAACAAGACAAGGCGAGCaacaaggagaaggagagtAGCATTTGCAAGAAGTTGGAGGAGCTTGAACGGAAATCGGAGAACCGGATCACCGCGGAGAAGGTGAGTGCAGAGCGTGTGTAACGGTACAACGAGCTGCCTACTTAACCGGCTACTGATAAAGTGTGTTTACCCTACCGCTAACCAAACtgcatccctttttttttttttttttttttctttttttgtattttcccgTAGAATATTCGAGACAACAAATACcaggaaataatttcttaCATCGAGGAAATCAAGCGAgagaggaaggggaagaacgAAAACTTCCAGAACTTCGTCATGGAGGAGATCGCAACGATAAAGAACGGGTTGATACTGGAGTCACAGGCTCGCGAGGCCGCCGATGATGATATCGTACAGGCGGTGAACCACTATACGAAGGCGTTGCAAGATTCTCTGCGCCTGATCAATTCGAATTAAGTGGATCGGAAGAAGCAAATTTCTCCTGATTACCAATCTGTGTAGACCGTCCATAGTGATCTGTCTGATGGTTCGTCCACACCGTTTCTGTTTGCCATTgctaattatttttaattttttcgtaactcctcacattattttttattttttccaccaaTTTGATCGCTTCAATTTGTTTGCGTTTGTATGAGcaggttaatttttttttttttttttttttttttttttgtgttggGTTGGCTAGATGCAAATGGGCTTCGCTTTATTTGCTCCTCATTGCTCTTCCCGGTTGCCATCGGGATTAATCCCCCTccaacattttgtatgcTTGCTCAATGTTGGAGGTTTCCCTCATGCAGGACATCGTTCACAAGATTGAACCACACACAATGTGATGCGTAGGGTTTCCTCATGGAAGGCAGTCCTactacaaattttttttctaaatctGTTGGAGAATTTTCTGCACAAAGTGGGTTCATTCCTCACCCATTCGATGATTTGTATAAGATTGTATGCCTTCCAATGGTGTTATCTTCCCATCCTGCTCACGTGAAGGGGTTCCGTTGTTGTACCaacattcccccccccttttggtgCTACTGTGGGTAGGTGAAGCTTAACCTTTacaatattttccttcttttgtttCAACGCGGAAGGTACATTTTTGTCAcaggcaaaagaaaaattttctctcATTTCCGGCATCAGGAAAAAGtgcatgtggaagaagcggCAAATTGAGATGCGTCCTACAATATCGCATTTTAGTTGGTTCTCTGCATGCGCTCCGATCGGGGGTTCCGACTTGCGCGAATTGAAAAATGAGCTACGTGTTGGCAGAAAATGTTCCTACAATGTAagcatattttattattaataaatattttttttctctttctctttttttttttttttttcgttttttttttttttgcttctttatttttatcctttttccttttcgcttatttgtttgtttgttcttttgttcatttgtttgcgttttttttttttttttttttttttttttttttatgtatgaTAGATTGATCTTGCGCGGCTCGTTTCCTTTCGGCAGGTTCGCTCTCCCCGCGTGACGTGCGAGGGGAGATTGAGAGTCTGGAAAATTTTACAGGAAACGCGAAACGTACTTGAGATCGCATAGGATACCCTCCTACAGAGGATCGAAGCGAAGGGGCGAAGATCCATGGAGAACCTCGAGGACGCATCGACAACATTGAGTGGGGGGTTGGGCGAAAGGCCgcgagtgaaaaaaaaaaaggttatgaAGGGGGGAGATCTGAAGAAgctgaagaagaaagaaggacttggaaaaaaaaaggcggcgataaaaatggcaaaactaatagaaaaggggaaaatcccCGCCCTGAAGGGGgcaatgaagaggaaaatgaagcagaagaaaaaggcgaTCGGAAATGATAACGATTGTGATGGTGGCGATTGCGGTGGTGACGACTGCAGTGGTGACGACTGCAGTGGTGACGACTGTAGTGGTGACGACTGTAGTGGTGACGACTGTAGTGGTGACGACTGTAGTGGTGACGACTGTAGTGGTGACGACTGTAGTGGTGACGACTGTAGTGGTGACGACTGTAGTGGTGACGACTGTAGTGGTGACGACTGTAGAGATGAGAAGAggcgaaagaaaaagtgcaaagggaagaaggcctccaaagggaaaaaaagcaagAGAAAGAGGGAGAAGACCGAGGACGAAGACGACAACGATGACAACGACTGCAACGACTGCAACgaagatgaggaggaggaggaagacgggTTGGATTTACTCGAACATGAGGAAGTTATCctagaggaggaaaaacaaatgaacaggaAAGGGATAACCAAGAAGAACGACCCGTCGGAGAATTTCATacaatttttgaagaaatataATGACCAAGGGGAGATTGTCACGAAGAGGGGAAAATCTCTTTTGAAAAACAACGATGAAGAGGAGGGATATGGATTCCCCCCTGAAGACGCGGAGGCACAGTCATACCAGTACCTCGCCCAGAGGGACGACGTATACAAAATTGAGAAACCATCTGAACAAGTAAATCTTTCGGACTTCATCTACACCGATGATGTCGTATCCGGAGAACAGATAGGTGAAGATATAAACATGCTGACGAGTGGACAAAATGAGAAGGGGAAGTTATCCACTCACATGTCCATCCTGGAGGAGCAGAAAATAAACGAACACTTGGCGTATGTAAATAATGTGGAGctgataaataaaatgaacaggTCGTTCTACGTGATAA
Proteins encoded in this region:
- a CDS encoding filament assembling protein, putative; protein product: MFDINEPSIRNKRDTESEKKSDDNVSIYNSEESMHNFGKGGKGSSYCSGERGNADKFKLHDGEDDHAEVISKGSSKSSSKGSSNGKGDDSENIGDYFGGRDSLYNKGEGKKKEKSLIRNGSEFFISEDEMRSSNMSTDMNSDLRKAQSKVLVSRHKTKKSGQERNRREGMRAYKADDISPLQENSFVGNRNFNQSLNLTKNDIMYFCEGGRMLKRDFVEGGMSKSGLKLNMGGGNHISGGTHMSVGTHATSTTYHEDGPLFNAAKLRTDREKVQRNPNLGCSLKKATRSGGYEGETRTNSGDGDGDDCGDNCSDNRAGGLLFAEVTKRSMEVKGKCINNNTKIKIKRLCEKIEGFEKEIKNEILQKKNVEKEKIFVIREAINKLEKNLNNEIKKRIEHNRTIQSIFSSEILKVQEKIENVVKDKVDEIEKAIKALDNKVDTIASNIESEKMKCIQNLEKRNNSIARDFSSLQAAFQQDKASNKEKESSICKKLEELERKSENRITAEKNIRDNKYQEIISYIEEIKRERKGKNENFQNFVMEEIATIKNGLILESQAREAADDDIVQAVNHYTKALQDSLRLINSN